The following coding sequences lie in one Cucurbita pepo subsp. pepo cultivar mu-cu-16 chromosome LG13, ASM280686v2, whole genome shotgun sequence genomic window:
- the LOC111808783 gene encoding 60S ribosomal protein L15-2-like, with amino-acid sequence MRFLQRVRCWEYRQHPSIVRVNHPTRPDKARRLGYKAKQGYVVYRVRVRRGGRKRPVPKGIVYGKPTNQGVTQLKFQRSKRSVAEERAGRKLGGLRVLNSYWINEDSTYKYYEVILVDVAHNAVRNDPRINWICNPVHKHRELRGLTSAGKKYRGLRGKGHLHHKARPSRRATWKRNNTLSLRRYR; translated from the exons ATGAGGTTTCTACAGAGGGTGAGATGCTGGGAGTATCGCCAACATCCATCCATCGTCCGCGTCAATCACCCTACTCGCCCTGATAAGGCTCGCCGTCTCGGTTACAAGGCCAAGCAG GGTTATGTGGTATACAGAGTCCGTGTGAGACGTGGTGGTAGGAAGAGGCCAGTTCCCAAGGGTATTGTGTATGGAAAGCCAACCAACCAGGGTGTTACCCAATTGAAGTTCCAGCGCAGCAAGCGATCCGTTGCAGAAGAACGAGCAGGGCGAAAGTTGGGTGGTTTGAGGGTTCTCAATTCATACTGGATCAACGAG GATTCTACTTACAAGTACTATGAGGTGATTTTGGTGGATGTTGCCCATAATGCTGTTCGCAATGACCCAAGAATCAACTGGATCTGCAATCCAGTCCACAAGCACAGGGAGCTCAGAGGACTTACATCCGCCGGCAAGAAGTACAGGGGACTCCGTGGAAAAGGACACTTGCACCACAAGGCCAGGCCTTCTCGCAGGGCAACCTGGAAGAGGAACAACACTCTCTCCCTCCGTCGATACCGTTGA